A window of Equus caballus isolate H_3958 breed thoroughbred chromosome 10, TB-T2T, whole genome shotgun sequence contains these coding sequences:
- the CYP2B6 gene encoding cytochrome P450 family 2 subfamily B member 6 precursor: protein MELSMLLLLVLLMGLLLLLVRGHPKAYGHLPPGPRPLPFLGNLLQMDRRGLLKSFLKLQEKYGGVFTVYLGPRPTVMLCGTEAIREALVDQAEAFSGRGKIAVVDQVFQGYGVVFANGERWKTLRRFSLATMRNFGMGKRSVEERIQEEAQFLMEELRNTKGALQDPTFFFHAITANIICSIVFGKRFSFRDPEFLRLLDLFYRSFALISSFSSQVFQLFSDFLKHFPGTHRQVYRNLMEINTFIGRSVEEHRKTLDPSNPRDLIDTYLLRMDKEKSDPNTEFHQQNLIITVLSLFFAGTETTSTTLRYGFLLMLKYPHITERVHKEIDLVIGSQRPPALDDRTKMPYTDAVIHEIQRFSDLLPLGVPHVVTNDTHFRGYIIPKGTEVYPILSSALHDPRYFEKPDAFNPDHFLDASGALKKNEAFIPFSTGKRTCLGEGIARSELFLFFTTILQNFSVASPVAPEDIDLTPRESGVGKLPPIYQISFLPRRRG from the exons ATGGAGCTCAGCATGCTCCTCCTCCTTGTTCTCCTCATGGGACTCTTGCTTCTCCTGGTCAGGGGCCACCCAAAAGCCTATGGCCACCTCCCACCAGGACCCCGTCCTCTGCCCTTCTTGGGGAACCTTCTGCAGATGGACAGAAGAGGCCTACTCAAATCCTTCCTAAAG CTTCAAGAGAAATATGGGGGTGTCTTCACGGTGTACCTGGGGCCAAGGCCTACAGTCATGCTGTGTGGGACAGAAGCCATCCGGGAGGCCCTGGTGGACCAAGCTGAAGCATTCTCTGGCCGGGGGAAAATCGCTGTCGTTGACCAAGTCTTCCAGGGATATG GTGTGGTCTTTGCCAATGGAGAACGTTGGAAGACCCTTCGACGATTCTCCCTGGCCACCATGAGGAACTTCGGGATGGGAAAGCGGAGTGTGGAGGAGCGGATTCAGGAGGAGGCTCAGTTTCTGATGGAGGAGCTGCGGAATACCAAGG GAGCTCTCCAGGATCCCACCTTCTTCTTCCATGCCATCACCGCCAACATCATCTGCTCCATTGTCTTTGGAAAACGCTTCTCCTTCAGAGATCCTGAGTTCCTGCGGCTCCTGGACTTGTTTTACCGGTCCTTTGCGCTCATCAGCTCGTTCTCCAGTCAG GTGTTCCAGCTCTTCTCTGACTTCCTGAAGCACTTTCCTGGCACACACAGGCAGGTCTACAGAAACCTGATGGAAATCAACACCTTCATTGGCCGCAGTGTGGAGGAGCACCGCAAAACCTTGGACCCCAGCAATCCCCGAGACCTTATTGATACCTACCTGCTCCGCATGGACAAA GAGAAGTCTGACCCCAACACCGAGTTCCACCAGCAAAACCTCATCATCACTGTGCTCTCACTCTTCTTCGCTGGCACTGAGACCACTAGCACGACTCTCCGCTATGGATTCCTGCTCATGCTCAAATACCCCCACATCACAG AGAGAGTCCACAAGGAGATTGATCTGGTGATTGGCTCACAACGCCCTCCAGCCCTTGATGACCGCACCAAAATGCCATACACTGATGCAGTCATCCATGAAATTCAGAGATTCTCAGACCTCCTCCCCCTTGGGGTGCCCCACGTTGTCACCAACGACACTCACTTCCGAGGGTACATCATCCCCAAG GGCACTGAAGTATATCCCATCCTGAGCTCTGCTCTCCATGACCCACGTTACTTTGAGAAACCAGACGCCTTCAACCCTGACCACTTTCTGGATGCCAGTGGGGCACTGAAGAAGAATGAAGCTTTTATCCCCTTCTCCACAG GGAAACGCACTTGTCTTGGAGAAGGCATCGCTCGCAGCGAATTATTCCTCTTCTTCACCACCATCCTTCAGAACTTCTCcgtggccagccctgtggcccctgAAGACATTGACCTCACACCTCGGGAAAGTGGTGTGGGCAAATTACCCCCAATATACCAGATCAGCTTCCTGCCCCGTCGAAGGGGCTAA